The proteins below are encoded in one region of Odocoileus virginianus isolate 20LAN1187 ecotype Illinois chromosome 18, Ovbor_1.2, whole genome shotgun sequence:
- the LOC139039495 gene encoding small ubiquitin-related modifier 2-like, whose product MADKKPKEEVKTENNDHINLKVEGRDGSVVQFKIKRPWPLSKLMKAYCEQQGLSMKQIRFQFDRQSINEIDTTAQLELGDEDTIIFQ is encoded by the exons ATGGCAGATAAAAAGCCCAAGGAAGAAGTCAAGACTGAGAACAATGATCATATTAATTTGAAGGTGGAGGGGCGGGATGGTTCTGTGGTGCAGTTTAAGATTAAGAGGCcttg gCCTCTTAGTAAACTAATGAAAGCCTATTGTGAACAACAGGGCTTGTCAATGAAGCAAATCAGATTCCAATTTGACAGGCAGTCAATCAATGAAATAGACACAACTGCACAGCTGGAGTTGGGAGATGAAGATACAATCATATTCCAGTAG